The Camelina sativa cultivar DH55 chromosome 16, Cs, whole genome shotgun sequence sequence TTCCTCGTCTTGAGTTTGGGTAAGGTCAAAGATTGTCCCGTGCTTGGGTTACATATCACCGAGACCTTATGCTCCTTTCTCATTACATCTGATCATCTCCAAGAAAGACCAAGCCTCTGACAGATCTACATCTTTTACATGAAGTTGCCGAATACGGAATTTTCATAAGATAACTGGCGGCTAAAACAGAGGAGTTGTTGTCATCAAGATTTTGAGGCTGGggtgaggagaagaagaacacatgCTTGCCTTTTCGGCAAGCAAACAATAGCTTCGGGCAAGCCAAAGATCAACTCCGTGAAGTCAGGGAGGCACAGACTGGAAGCCCAGAGCTTCGATACGCAACGACATCTTGAAATAGATTTCGCCGGCAGTCTCGAACATATCTCGACAATTAGGTCAACTGGGATCCGTTCGTTACCATTGGTTGAGGTCTTGGCTCTCGTATTGCGTTCGGTGACGGCAACAAGATCCTCCTCCGAGACGTTTTGCTGCTCTGTTTTCCTGGCGGAGATCACTCTAGTTAAAACCCGAGATTGCTAATCACCGGCAACTCCGGCTCCACAGGGTCAGGGATACCAGATGACGACGCAATCTTTACAAGTGAAAACCCTAGAGTGCGttgcaaaaataataatatttttgtttggtgaaagcaaaaataataatattgtaaaaagaCTTAATTGTaagttaaaattattaaatgaaccatgcaattttgtaaaatttgttgtttgtattagaactataagatattttatgaaaattatcGTAAAGAGTAACAATCACCATAAACACTTACGAGGTGTATTCAAAACAtcattttggaggatttgtgattttttaaaaaatctactATTATTCAAttagtgattttaaaatcacatctCAAATCCAGTTTTATTGAATATGGAATTTGTTAAAAAGTCATTCAAAATCACTCacaatccactgttattcaatcaacaatttgcaaaaatcataacaaatctactgttattcaaaaccaaattctattttttttatagaaaaacataATAGAGATTGTGAGAGACTTTGGGTACATTTTTGTAAGGGAAATCCTATTTAAAAAATCCCACCTTCCAAAGTGTGTTTTTGAAggattggtttaaaaaaaaaaaattacgattttgcaataaaaacaaattttgggttttatctCTATTATCTCAACCTCTGTTCTATTAGCCTCTCTCGTTTACGGAAGTCTTTGTGAACCTAAAAGCTAAGATAATATTATTCAACACAATAATATTAGGAGACGATGTGTATATTGCCCAGACAAGTATTATTGTGTTGGAGACGATGTGTATATTACAGTGAATGAATCATAAAAGCAAAGATAATATTAAAAGCTAAGTTCTCTTTTATGATTCATTCACGATGTGTAATGCGGTTTTTGTAATGCTCATTTGGAGACGTGTGatcatttgttattttcatgTGAATATGTTTCGTTTGTCTGGGCTGCTCTTGCTATAGACCTTCTCAAGCGGAGCTACACAATGGATCGAGCTGTTTACGGAAGTGTATTATGATTCATTCAGGGTAAGTTCCTTTGTTCTTGAAATCTTTGAGTTatgatatattgttttatacgtattttattgttttaatctttgtgttatgttttatgAACATCTCTCGTTTCTGGACTTGAGAATCTCTTAAAACTCCAGTTATAAGTCTCACCAAATCTTATCAAATCTTatcaaatcacaaactatttttttttcaaaaatagaaaataataataaatccacCAAACTACCTTAAAAACTCATtgtaaatctcttaaaatcttgAATATCATAAATCATCCAAAATCCtattttgaatacacccccccttattgatatttttattactcataattacatattatgacaaagtgatcctagGTGAGAATATCAATTGAATGATTATAATAACTGCAATTTTccgttaaaataatttttaaattaaaataaatttcatcttgaAAATTTATCTaccaataattattataaaaatacacaacttcttaaaataaaagattaaatagttaaatcctaaaaacacatattttatgaAAGTTCCTATAAATAAACGTAATTGTAAGCTACATAattaaagttgattaaatttctatattactgtTTAAtcttttctaaaatctttagttaaattatagaataatattggatattgaatattaaaattcatattatttagattcagcATGAAAGATAAAATTTGTATTAgtgaacaatgatttgttagttatcttGTTAGTTATCTAaaaagagacatatatatatatatatatacatttaaaaaaacagaaacatttaGATAGAcattttaatatacaaatttagTATCCaatcatatttataatattggatactaaatttgttaatttaaaaacaaacaaaatctaaaaatcataAAGGTCTAGAAGTTTGACTCTGTGTATATATAGGCATgtcccaaaaaataaaactaaaaccatTCAAACAAAATGGCTTTGTCAAAGTTTCAACTTGCAGCCCTTCTGTTCATCACATATTCTCTCCTATTTACTTCTCAGGGTAAACATcttattcatttttgttctctctcttgtttttgcTTGGTTCTTTATTAAATCTCATTTTCACTTGAAAGTGTTGTGcacataattaataaacatatgattttatttttctaacaacaAGTCACCCACATACAAATTGTAGAACAATATAGTACACTACTAATGATCACTTTGtgttttgggtgtggaaattgATAGTGTTAAAGGCAGACGACATCAGACCTGGAGTATGTAATTTTAGAGGTTCATGCCATATTGACGACGACTGTAGGAAACGATGTGGACCGCCTAAGTTCCCAGATGATACTACGGGTATGTGCATGGGCAATCCTCTTGGTACCGGAGATCTCTGTTGTTGTAGTTTTGgtacttaaaatattaatatcatcatTGTAActaatatcatcatcattataatAAAGTGGAGTACAATATCATTTCTACAATTTAGCAGCACCGCAAGATTCTCTCTCGTACCATCTGAAATTCTaaacttatttattatatttatttttgattttcgaTTTTTTGTTGGACCCCATCTCacaaatggttatgtttgtggAGAGGAAAACAGAAAACTCAATGGTAGAATTAGCACAAGACCAAAAACTGATTAACCAAACATAATGTAACTCTCTCTCTAGACCTTTACACTCATAAGTCACACCTAATCGACCAACTCCCAAGTCCTATCAACGTGAAATACATTTCTCCTTGTTCTTTTTCAAAGTCAAGAAGATGATACTAATTACTAAAGTCAATAAGAAAATGCTTGTTTATTATTAATGAATATAGTAAGAAACATATAATTAGAGAGAGGTGAAACATCATAATCCGAAACACAAGTCTCAAACTCAATAATATACGCTAAGAGTATTATAAAAGTAACTGATAAAGAGTGAACAAGGCTTATGCAGCCGCGGTGATGTACTGGATTGCCTCCTTGCAGATACCTGTCATTGTTGCTTCAGGACCATACACCTTGAAAATCAAACAGACATGTAACAAGAGTTAGAAACGGGTTTAAATGTGTTTGAGTTTTATTCATTGTGTTGTATATACCTCGATGGGGACACCAATTTCATCTCCAAGTGATCTCATTTTAGCAAGTCCCTTTTGGTAGTTTGGTCCTCCTCTCCTCACAAATATATGCATCCTTGCTGCTTTCAGCTTTGCTTCCTGTAAAAGGTTAAAGAAAAAGCTCATCTATACTTTATAGTCTAGGGGCAATAAATGATGGCTTGTGGATGATTATACTCTCTTCTTGCTTACCTTTTCCTTGAGAGCTCGGATTATGCCATTGAAAGTAGCAGCAACGTCGGTGAAGTTAGCAATTCCACCTCCAATTACCAGAGCTCTGCTTTTTCCATCTGGATTCGCTGTAGCACACTGAAGAATTGGGAAACATCATAGTATTTTATAGTCAGAAGTGTCATTATGTTGGGTTGGTTTGGTATGTTTTAATGTggaaggaaaaaacaaaaaagcatcTTACATCGATGACGACTCTCGCATACTGCAAAACCTCGTCTTCTTTGGGTGCTCCACTGTATTCAGCATAATTTCCAAGCTCAGATGCATACCCGAGATCTCCAACCTGGATATAACATATTAGCACACAATTTAGACATTAGAGGCTATGCAGGAGATTCTCAGTGTTGATTAAGcctgtacaaaaaaaaacatacggtATCGGCATAGATGACACTTGCACCTCCTCCAGCTACCATAGTCCAAATCCTTCCCTCGGGATTCAGAACAGTGAACTTCAAAGATGCACTTGTCTGCATAAAGGACAGGGTGATAAGTCATAGAGAAACTTGTGTTTCCAAGTTCTACACAGATTGGTAATGATACCTTCTCATCTAGACCGTGGATGAAGCTCTCTGTTGAACTCATCACTCTTCCAAATGGCATAGGGAATTCAATGTCGCCCCACCTGTAAAAAATGTGTGAGGTTAAGCGTATTGCTTAAATACAGCAGCAGGAAGGCTTATCATTGCCTTCTTGAAGCTCTTGGCTTCGAACAGTTGAAAAAGGTGGAAGAGTCAAACTTACTTCTTAAAGTTTTTGAAAGCAGCGGTGTCATCAAGCTCACCCCTCATATCCAGAGGATAAGGCTTTCCTTCAACCAATGTGAAAGGATTCATCTCCAAGAATGTGAAATCAAGATCTACAGCAcaagataaaaaagaagagaataaaaaagCTTCAGTTACTGAATCAGAGTTCATCACTGTAAATCTGCTTTGACTTGTGTGTAGAATCAGTCACATTTGGCATACCTTCGAATAGGGTAAAAATAACTTGAATAAAATCTTCAAGTTCCCCTTTGATCTGTACGTGGGAAATTAGTAAACCGAAATTGCAAGAAGTTTGTTCAATACAAAGTTTCAGTTCTCTTTAAGTACCTCTAGAGGAAGGGTTGCAACAAGAGGTGCACAAATCTCAGATGTCAGGGAAGCACCCGTGGGTATAGATATGGTCTTGACCTATATAGAAAGTGAACTCAATTTGTTTAGCTTTACGgtatgagaaaaaaatgacaCTAGGAGGATATAAATGAAAAAGCCTTGAAAAATACCTTGTCCCAGTTCTCCTCGATATCAATTCCTCCGCACTCTGAGAAGCTGATGCTGCAGCCAAGTCTATCAGAGACAATATTAAGATAGAACTCTTCATTGTGTGGAACAAATGGTTCAACAATGAATGTTGTAATGGGTCCTTTGCATCCACTCATCTCTACCTGTAGACAAAAGCTAAAACTGTTCAAACCACAGGGAAGGAAACAACAACCAAGCTAAGGAAATGGTCTTTGGGATCATTCCAACAAAAAGGTTACCTCTTTGCCCAAACGTTCATTCACAAAAGTTGCAACGTCAGCGAAATCCAAATTCAAGGCAACCAAACCACTTTTGCCACGCTTCCCAAACAACATATCAGGTTTGACCACAAGCTTCTCGGATGAGAGCCAAGGTTCCCTCTCTACCAACCCATTCAGATCAGTCTCTTGGTTAATCTAAAACACACAAGATTATATGATTACAAGCGTTAACACAACAGAACTGATTCATGTCGGAGAAACCAATGTACTGAAGTAAAGACAAAGTTTTGTGAAATGGATCTAAACCTGAACGGATCTGATAGGCAAATCTTGACCAGAGAGCCTCTTGAAGTGTTCTTTCACCAGTCTCTTTGAGTCGTACTCTCTGATCTTCTTGCGAGCCATGTTTCAACAACgaaactaaacccaaaaaaaaaaaattaacagatcCGGGTACAGtgaacaaacacacaaaatcggAATCAGATCGTTAAAACTATTCAATTAGAGTCTAATGACGATTTGAAACACTAATGAACATCATATAAAACACACAATGGCACACGAGAAGAGACGGAGACAGGAGTATCAACACGAATTTAGTCTACGATTCGAGATGAAACAGACCTACGGAGACGgatcagaggaggaggaggaagaagaagaagaagatatcgtTGAAAATGGCGGATCTTACTTACcgttgagagaagaagaaggacggaagGAGAGAGGTAGCTACAGCTTTTGGTAGTTAGCGAACAAAATCGATACCTCTTCACTTCTTGTTAAGGATCggttttatatttaaacaatAATCTTTTTTAATTGAAACAGTATTATTTTAATCTATCCAATTACAGCTTTGAAAATTTTGTCCAATTATATAACCACAAACATGTCAATCTGAGTCATGAGTCATACATACTATATGCtaattctattttgttttttttgttttttttttttctaaatttatatcACATACACtacaaattttggttttgtacaAGTAATAAATACAAATGGTATTATTCTATAAAATTAGTTGTAAAACCTTTGGAGTTACTCTTCCATCATAAAGGAGGGTGTTCGTTTGCCCATAAAAGCTACAGCCTACACCTAACGTGTAAGCAAACGTTTCAACTCCCaaccattttgatttttttttctttcattttttatattccaATATATTTGTATCAATTCGTGTTAGGTAGTGCACCCTAGGGAAGGTCATATCCATTGGATGGAAGGTTTGAGATTACATCCAACTCCAAGATGATAGTAGTATACTTGTTAGATTATCTCCCAAAACATAGTACCGACACGATTGGAAAGCTGGATTTTCACAATTGGTCACCCATATAGAATGTTAGCATGTCCAAAAATCAAAGTGTGTTTGTTAGATTGGCTTACCGTCTTTACTTGCCGAACCTATACTTTGATACAACCCTCATTGTTACCATTAGATCGATGCAGCATTCTTCAGTTGATACAATAAAGAAGCATATTGCAAAAGATGAGACTACTCAGCAAAAGATttatgattcaaaaaaaatgcAAGAGAGAAACATTTGGCATCTATAACTATAACCAAGTTGGAAAGAACTTATGAACCTCTCGGGAAATTGAGGCACCAAAAGAGAGCTTGGCACACATACCACTGATCTATTGCCGATATTTCTGTAATCGTATAAGGGATTCATGTTTGTCAAGTAAAGTACAAAGAGCCtccttttaattgtttgattacCAAACCTGTAGAGGAAAAGCTATATTTCCAATAAGTATAACTACCTTCCTCAGAAACGCCTGGGGTGTTTGACAACATAGTAAAGTGATAAAGTTTCACCAACTCAACTTTGGTTTCTAGTTTCTACATTCCTGCAAAGaaaacgatcaagaacacagAGAAGAGAATCATCGTAAGATCTGTCATACATACAGGGAACTCTAGGCAAATAAAGAAACAATTAAGAAGCAGAGGCGAGTAGAGAAGACACGAATACAACATACAACCAGTGCCTCGTATGATTATTAGCAAATCAGTGGCTGAATGAAGTGTAGGTTATATTGGCCTTGAGGTTGAACTTCTAGAATCTTTGAACAACTCAATTCCATTTGGTACCATTTCAATTCCTTCAtcaaaattacaagaaaattaaacGACAGAAAGATATATTTGCTGATGGAGATCATGAAGCACATACCACTGACAAGTCTCTTACCGGATGAATAAGACCCATCCAATGAGCAAGAATTTCATCTTTAATTAATAACAGATGTCTTGTTTACTATAAACACTTTTTTCAATAGGCACTTAAGAAACTAAAGGAAGCTGCAATAAAGGAAAGATGCAAGTCAGAAAACATCtttatgtaattattattaAGTCTCAAAACATCATAGGACAAATAATAAACAGTAAGCATCTCTTACACAAATTAGTAAATGAGCCGTGCTTTCTTAACTGGAGAGCTGAATAATGGGGAAAGAGTATCAGACATAGACCTGGCTTTCTTAACAGGAAGGATGAATTGGGACAGAAGAGTGTCTGACAGAGACTGTGATTTGTTAACCAGAGCTGGAGGAGACAGAGCGCAGCAAGAAACAGTTCGCTTAACGCGAAGCATTTCTCTGTAGCTATTTTCGTTTCCATGCTCACTTTCCAATTCATGCCACTTCTGCCACACTTGAGGGTCTGCAAACTGTGATGCATACTTGTAGACTGCACGAGCTCGATCGATTTCTCCCATGCTTTTCTCCAGCTCTGCAAATCTGATGCACATCATCTTCACATCATTCTCTTGAAGATAAGATGATTCTATGGCTTCTTGGAATATCTCCCTTGTTTTGGGAACACCAAACCTCTCTGCTGCACTAGCTATGTATATCTCATACAATTCAAGCTTCTTCTTATCCGCAACTTTTCTTGTGGCTTCTTTGTAAACTCCCATGGCCCTCTTCGCCAGACCATAATCTTCTTCAAATTTTGCGTACTCAAGGTACAATTGAGCAGCATCAGATGAACTTACCATCAAAACAGCATTCTCAAACAACTCTCTCACCCGCTCCACCTTTGTCTTACCATGTCGCTTTACAAACTTTTTGAGGTACGTTACCCATATATCTTTGACATGAGGATACTTAAACATCTTCAcaccatcttcacacctctttcATACACCTTGAACGACTCTTCAAAGTAGTTTTTTCCCTCGAGAAGCTGAGCATAGTTCAATATAATCTGAGGTGTGGCTATCTTTAATTCCAATATCCTCTCGTACACTAATCTCGTGGATTCCAGTGTCCCTACACTTTCTTCTAAATCAACGTAAAGTGACCACAACCTCAGGGACTTATGTAGCTTTAGCTGGACTGGTTCTGGTTCGTTCCCACTGGCAGCACTTTGCTTCTGACTTCTACCGATGGTACAGCTGTAGCACGCCTCATCAGCTCTAAAGctcctttgaaattcttatgaCTCAACTCCATCTCGGCCCACTCACACCACACACAAGCCAAATGATCCACGGTTTTGTAGTTAACTTGGACAGCCTTGTCAAGAACCACTCTTGCATTAACCAAATCATTGTGTGATTCATACAACTTGGCAAAATCAACCCACAACGTGTAAGGAAACTTGCCTACTGCTTTCATAGGATCCACAGTCCTCACAGCTTCTGTATAAGTCAGTATCTGCTTCTCTGCATCTCCCTTAAACAACTTAACTCTACGATGCCATTGTTCAACGTTGTGTGGGTTTTGCCTCAAGAGAACACTGTTTGCAAGAGCGGGTCTTCTGTTCATCAGTTCCTCCAAACGAGCCAATCGCAGATCAACATCATTACCATCGTTCAACCAATACCCACGCAAGAGTTTCCTCTGCATCTCTTCAACAGACAGAGAAGTATTAACACGGacatcttcctcctcctcctcctcctcctcctctacctcggtttcatcttcttccatccTATTGGCAACACAACTCTCCTCAAACTTCGAGTAAGCGTCAAATATAACACTAAAGTCTCTCACTGTAACCACTTTCATCATTCCTTCCTCATAGATATCCCGCGCCTTCTCAAACAGATTCTTTCTAATGTAGTACTCCGCAAGGTAAGTCCAGAGCATCCCTACTTCATCAGTGAACTTTGCAATGCCTCCCCTGATGATAGCCTCCACATCAAGACCAGAAACGTCATTAGCATGGTTAGCAACAACCTCAAGCAGATCCTTCCAAAGACTGTAAACGCTCTTGCCTTTACTAGACTGAAATTGAAACTCGCCGTTCAATACAGAGGCTAAACACTCTGAAGACTCTTGCCAACGACCAAACTTGATGAGAAAGTCAATAAAATCCTCAACG is a genomic window containing:
- the LOC104752749 gene encoding ATP-citrate synthase alpha chain protein 2-like, translating into MARKKIREYDSKRLVKEHFKRLSGQDLPIRSVQINQETDLNGLVEREPWLSSEKLVVKPDMLFGKRGKSGLVALNLDFADVATFVNERLGKEVEMSGCKGPITTFIVEPFVPHNEEFYLNIVSDRLGCSISFSECGGIDIEENWDKVKTISIPTGASLTSEICAPLVATLPLEIKGELEDFIQVIFTLFEDLDFTFLEMNPFTLVEGKPYPLDMRGELDDTAAFKNFKKWGDIEFPMPFGRVMSSTESFIHGLDEKTSASLKFTVLNPEGRIWTMVAGGGASVIYADTVGDLGYASELGNYAEYSGAPKEDEVLQYARVVIDCATANPDGKSRALVIGGGIANFTDVAATFNGIIRALKEKEAKLKAARMHIFVRRGGPNYQKGLAKMRSLGDEIGVPIEVYGPEATMTGICKEAIQYITAAA